From the Purpureocillium takamizusanense chromosome 6, complete sequence genome, one window contains:
- the HIS7 gene encoding dCMP deaminase (COG:E~EggNog:ENOG503NUBP~MEROPS:MER0065588~BUSCO:EOG09261NLY) — protein MPTVHLLDYVAGNIRSLVNAIEKLGYQVDWVRSPEDVPRAEKLILPGVGHFGHCLSQLSQAGYLPAIRKHIEDGKPFMGVCVGLQALFEGSVEDPDVPGLGVIKGSLDRFDDSAKSVPHIGWNSANTGGLPMYGLSPESKYYYVHSYKLPYVKGGLESQGWTVATGTYGSETFVGAVAKGNIYATQFHPEKSGVAGLRTLRAFLTGSGVASLGKAVDGTTLDGGSTPDFRDGLTRRVIACLDVRTNDQGDLVVTKGDQYDVREKSDDRNVRNLGKPVEMAKRYYEDGADEVTFLNITSFRDCPVADLPMLEVLRQTSQTVFVPLTIGGGIRDTVDTDGTKVSALEIATMYFKSGADKVSIGSDAVIAAEEYYSLGRKLFGNTAIEQISRAYGNQAVVVSIDPKRVYVPKLDATRHSVVETRFPGPKGEAYCWYACTIKGGRETRDMDVVELAQAVEAMGCGELLLNCIDKDGSNSGFDLELINQVKAAVKIPVIASSGAGNPGHFEEVFDKTTTDAALGAGMFHRGEYTVKQVKDHLKEKGLLVRQFESDLDTTT, from the exons ATGCCCACCGTTCACTTGCTGGACTATGTCGCCGGCAACATCAGGAGTCTGGTCAACGCcatcgagaagctcggcTATCAGGTAGACTGGGTCCGGTCGCCAGAGGATGTCCCCAGGGCAGAG AAACTGATCCTGCCCGGTGTCGGCCACTTCGGCCACTGTCTGTCGCAGCTCTCGCAGGCGGGCTACCTCCCGGCCATCAGGAAACACATTGAAGATGGCAAGCCGTTTATGGGTGTCTGCGTCGGCCTGCAGGCGCTGTTTGAGGGCTCCGTTGAGGACCCCGACGTGCCCGGTCTCGGAGTCATCAAGGGCTCGCTCGACCGCTTCGATGACTCGGCCAAGTCGGTCCCTCACATCGGCTGGAACAGCGCCAACACGGGCGGGCTGCCCATGTATGGCCTGTCGCCAGAGTCCAAGTACTACTACGTCCACTCGTACAAGCTGCCGTACGTCAAGGGCGGGCTCGAGTCGCAGGGCTGGACCGTCGCGACCGGCACGTACGGCTCCGAGACGtttgtcggcgccgtcgccaagggTAATATCTACGCCACGCAGTTTCACCCCGAAAAGTCCGGAGTGGCCGGCCTGCGGACCCTCCGTGCCTTTTTGACCGGTagcggcgtcgcctcgctgggcaaggccgtcgacggcacgACACTGGACGGCGGCTCGACGCCAGACTTCAGGGACGGCCTCACCCGCCGTGTCATTGCCTGCCTCGACGTGCGGACCAACGACCAGGGTGACCTCGTCGTGACCAAGGGCGACCAGTATGACGTCCGCGAAAAGTCGGACGACCGCAACGTCCGCAACCTgggcaagcccgtcgagaTGGCCAAGCGCTACtacgaggacggcgccgacgaggtcacCTTCCTCAACATCACGTCGTTCCGCGActgccccgtcgccgacctgcccATGCTCGAGGTCCTCCGCCAGACGTCGCAGACCGTCTTCGTGCCCCTgaccatcggcggcggcatccgcGACACGGTCGACACGGACGGCACCAAGGTCTCGGCGCTCGAGATCGCCACCATGTACTTCAAGTCGGGCGCCGACAAAGTCTCCATCGGCtccgacgccgtcatcgccgccgaggagtACTACTCGCTGGGTCGTAAGCTCTTCGGCAACACAGCCATCGAGCAGATCTCGCGCGCCTACGGCaaccaggccgtcgtcgtcagcatcgACCCCAAACGCGTCTACGTCCCCAAACTCGATGCCACGCGCCACAGCGTTGTCGAGACGCGCTTCCCCGGGCCCAAGGGCGAGGCGTATTGCTGGTACGCCTGCACCATCAAAGGAGGCCGAGAGACGCGCGACatggacgtcgtcgagctcgcgcaggctgtcgaggccatgggctgcggcgagctgctcctcaacTGCATCGACAAGGACGGCTCCAACAGCGGCTTCGACCTTGAGCTCATCAACcaggtcaaggccgccgtcaagatcCCCGTCATCGCCTCTAGCGGAGCCGGCAACCCAGGCCACTTCGAGGAGGTGTTtgacaagacgacgacggacgccgCGCTCGGTGCGGGCATGTTCCACCGCGGAGAGTACACGGTCAAGCAGGTCAAGGACCACTTGAAGGAAAAGGGGCTGCTTGTACGACAGTTCGAGAGCGATTTGGATACCACGACTTAA
- a CDS encoding uncharacterized protein (COG:S~EggNog:ENOG503P3KF) → MKTVFRGERNLSMYGSGLSGAYMQTPPPEDRIADALQRQTADLAARGFEIDAWMEVWDYAGGASFRAFVADDGKEKSLFVFFDVEGAMGRDLKKALMALIELADGPLDCAHLVTCIDRRMPADEALALSKSLQWVGFEMTTLDHWAGDLDVTSKKWVFMGMEL, encoded by the exons ATGAAGACCGTGTTCCGAGGTGAGAGGAACCTGTCGATGTATGGCTCCGGCCTGTCAGGTGCTTATATgcaaacgccgccgccagaggaCCGCATCGCGGACGCCCTCCAGCGCCAGACCGCcgatctcgccgcccgcgggtTCGAGATCGACGCCTGGATGGAGGTCTGGGACtatgctggcggcgcgagctTCCGCGCCTTTGTtgcggacgacggcaaggagaagTCTTTGttcgtcttcttcgacgTTGAAGGTGCCATGGGGCGAGACCTCAAGAAAGC CCTCATGGCTCTCAttgagctcgccgacggccccTTGGACTGTGCACACCTCGTCACCTGCATCGACCGCCGCATGCCCGCTGACGAGGCACTCGCGCTTTCCAAGAGCCTGCAGTGGGTCGGCTTCGAAATGACCACACTCGACCACTGGGCTGGCGACCTAGATGTCACCAGCAAGAAATGGGTATTCATGGGCATGGAGCTGTAA